From Planctomycetia bacterium:
GTCGACCGAGTCGCCGACCATGGCCTGAAAGTCGACGACCTGATCCGGCCGCACGCCCCAATCGGCCTGCAACTCCGCCTCGCCGTACACCTGATCCTTGCGCACGTTGAGCACCTTCACGCGCTCGGTGATCAATTGCCGGCAATCCTTGTCGCCGGTCACGAGATAGCCCTCCCAACCGCGCTCATCGGTCAGTCGGGCGAGCGTCGCCAGAATGTCGTCCGCCTCGAAGCCGGGCGATTCCAGAATCGGAATGTGCAGCGCCTCGACGACGCGGCGAATCTTCGGAAACTGCGGCACCAACTCATCCGGCATCTCGCTGCGCTGCCCCTTGTACTGCTCATACATCAAATGCCGAAACGTCGGCCCCGACATATCAAACGCGCAAAACAAATACGTCGGCTGCTTCTTTTCGAGCAAGAACAACAGATCGCGCGTAAACCCATATACGGCATTGACCGGCTCCCCGGCGGGGCTGGTCATCTCCGGAATGGCATGAAACACCTGAAAGATCAGGCTATTGGCGTCAATGACGTAGACGGAGGGAGTGGTCAGGGGGACTTCCGCGATCACGACTGGTGCGGCGACCGTCGTCGTGATCGTGACGCGCTCCGCAGGTGCCGCGTCGTCGGGGGCATCGAACAGGGAACCTTGGCGATTGCTCTTCGACATAGAATCCGATCCGCGGTGCGACAGGCAGTAAGGCAAGGGTGAATGCCCACCATCATTGCCTGCCACCAGCAACCTGCCAATGCACCGCCTTCTGTAGCCGAGGTCTGTGACCTAGGGGGCGCTGGTCGTGGCGATCTGGAACCACGAAAGGCACGAAAAACACGAACAGGAGCTCGGTACAAGAGAAACGCGCGTTGTCAGTCAACCACCGCGCCAGAACCGTTCGTGTCTTTCCGGCTTTTCGTGGTTAAAGAATCTGCATTGGATCGGCGCATTCGAAGGTGCAACGTCCTCTCCGGCCGGCCTCACAGAGACCGGCTTCAGAAGAGGAACTTCGGACGCTTTTTACGTTGGCGAGGCCGCCGGTTTGGGACGGGAGCAGACGTCCGAGCCCGTAATCCCCACGCGCATCATGGCCAGCAGGCCGCGTAGTTCGCCAAGTTGCTCCGCCGACATTTCCGCAGTCGCCCGCGCGCGAATTCTCTGCGCGCAGGCCACCATTTGTTCCCAGACCGGGCGAACTTGTTCCGTGGGGCGGATCAGGTTTTTGCGGCGGTCGGTGTCGCTTTGCACGCGGTGAATCCAGCCGTCGCGTTCCATGCGGTCGAGCACGCCGACCAGCGTCGGGGCCTCGATGCCCATGCGATCGGCCAGTTCCGTTTGGGAGACGTCTCCCTCGTGCGAGAGCCAGACCAGCACTTCCCATTGGCGAAACGTAATCCCGCAGGCGGCGAGCTCGGTGTTCATTGCCCGGGCCATCTCATGCGCCGTGGCGAACACCCAGTACGCAACGCTATTCTCGAAATCGTATTGCAGCACGCCGTTCCACCTCCCCTTGGTAAATGCCCCGCGGCCGTGCGGACGCATTCTAAGGCTGGCGGCGCGCCATCGCAAGAAAATGAGCGGCGCGATTTCGCGCGACAGCGCTAAGCCCAGGGGAGGCTAGCAACGACTTGGAAGGTTGCGTGGACTATGGCGGCCTGCCCTGGGGTTCGGCAGCGCCGTGGCGCGCGACCCAGGGGAGGCCTCCCGAGACGGTTCTGTTTTCGATGTCTTTGAGGGCCTCCCCTGGGCTTATTGCTTCCCGCGCGTGGCAGCTATAATGCGAACGTGCATTAACGGCGAGTACATCCATGGATCATGAATCCGAAGGCGGTCAGTTCACCACGCGCGGGATCTTCGCGTTGGTGACGGGCTGCGCGGTGGTGGCCGCGATCTTGCGGTTTACAACTACGTCAGTCTCGTCGTTCGTCGCCGGCTTCGCCGTGGGGCTAATGTTCGCCGTGATCTTTGTCGTCGCCGGCACGGCCTACGACGCCGTCGAACGCCGCGCCCACGTGCGCTGGGCCCGCGCGCGGGAAAACGAACCGCTCGATGGAAAAGCTCTCGGCGCCGACGCCGCGGCGCACTCGGCATGAGCGGCAATGGAACCTTCCCTCGGTTTCGTCCGCATCCGCTCGCGCCGGGCGGCGATTTGCAAACCATCGCCGCCGTCTATTTGCCGCAAGGCGGGCACGTGTATCGGGCGAAGCAGCATCGCCTGACGCTCGAGGACGGCGATCAACTCGTGTTGCACGATGATTGTCCGCCTCATTGGAGCGCCGGCGATCGCGCTGCGCTGTTGATGCACGGTCTCGCCGGCTGCTATCAAAGCGGTTACATGGTTCGCATCGCGGCGAAGCTCACGGTGCGCGGCGTGCGCGTCTTTCGTTTAGATTTGCGCGGTTGCGGCGCCGGCTTCGGACTCGCCCGTTGGCCGTATCACAGCGGGCGGACTGAAGACGCGGTGGCCGCACTTCAGTTCATTGAGCAATTTTGTCCCGGCTCGCCCGTGTCGATGATCGGCTTTTCGTTGTCCGGCAATATCGCGCTCAAACTCTGCGGCGAACTCGGCGAAGTGTCCTGTGCAGGTTTGAGCGATTGCCTGGCGATTTGCCCGCCGATTGATTTGCGCGCCTGCTCGGCGCGGCTCGGGGCGCGGCGCAATCGGCTGTACGACCGCCATTTCGTGCGCATGTTGCTCCGGCAACTGCACGAAAAGCACCGCCAGATTGCCGACGCGCCCGGCGCGGATTATGCGCATCGCCCACGCACGCTGTTCGAGTTTGACGACACGTTCACCGCGCCAATCTGCGGGTTCGGCGACGCCGAGAACTATTACCACACGGCGAGCTCTGCGCTGGGCTTGAAAAACATCCGACTGCCAACGCGCATCATTGCTGCGGCCGACGACCCGATGATTCCGAGTGAAGTCTTTCGCACCACCGCCGCGTCTTCCAGCGTCGACATCCGCATCGCGGAAGGCGGCGGCCACCTCGGCTTCCTCGCCCGCCGCGGCGACGATCCGGACACGCGATGGATCGACTGGCGCGTCGTCGATTGGATCAACGAAGTGACAACCCTCACACCAACCCGAAGGGCCAGCGATGGGGAGAGGACGCCGTCTACCGTTTGACCGCGCGCTGAAACGAAGCGAGCCGCGGAGAAAACCCCCGCGGCTCGAACTTTGTGTCGCTGCATTGTGGTGGCGGACTACTGCTCTCTCAAAGCCAACAGTTCAGGTCATCAATA
This genomic window contains:
- a CDS encoding alpha/beta fold hydrolase, giving the protein MSGNGTFPRFRPHPLAPGGDLQTIAAVYLPQGGHVYRAKQHRLTLEDGDQLVLHDDCPPHWSAGDRAALLMHGLAGCYQSGYMVRIAAKLTVRGVRVFRLDLRGCGAGFGLARWPYHSGRTEDAVAALQFIEQFCPGSPVSMIGFSLSGNIALKLCGELGEVSCAGLSDCLAICPPIDLRACSARLGARRNRLYDRHFVRMLLRQLHEKHRQIADAPGADYAHRPRTLFEFDDTFTAPICGFGDAENYYHTASSALGLKNIRLPTRIIAAADDPMIPSEVFRTTAASSSVDIRIAEGGGHLGFLARRGDDPDTRWIDWRVVDWINEVTTLTPTRRASDGERTPSTV
- a CDS encoding MarR family transcriptional regulator; amino-acid sequence: MLQYDFENSVAYWVFATAHEMARAMNTELAACGITFRQWEVLVWLSHEGDVSQTELADRMGIEAPTLVGVLDRMERDGWIHRVQSDTDRRKNLIRPTEQVRPVWEQMVACAQRIRARATAEMSAEQLGELRGLLAMMRVGITGSDVCSRPKPAASPT